The stretch of DNA GTAGATAGCTGGCgaagatgttgctgctgctgctgttgttgcaacGCTGCCACTGAGTTGTCGTAGTTGTAGTTATAGTTGTCGCAGTATGGAATCGAGTCGAAGAAAAGTTGGAAAAGATTACAACAATACTTTTGGGAGACGGGGCTATGCTAGTTGGCCATCCAGTTCATTCAACGCGGGCTTTGTGAGTGGGTGAGATATCATGGCGAACGAAGAAGAACGAAAGGAGTCGTGGGCAAAACGAAAACGGAACAAACGAAAGATGTTGAGAGCTTAAGTTGCCGCCTACCTCTGTGCATTTTAtgatttcgattcgattcgattttcgtttcgtttgaaCGCAGTTGGGAATGTAATTAGCAGAAATTTATAGTATGCAAttcggtttctgttttttcGGATAGTTAGTAAAATATACTGTATGTACTTTAGATTTAGTAATTATATCTGCAAGTAAATACAAACGTTTCAATTTAGCAGCAGTTTTGTGACAGGATTTCTTTTGGTTAGTTTGGGGGGACAATCTGTGGATTGGGCTGCAGCGAATCCTACACAATCACGCGCACGGAACAGGGACTCGGATGTGGTTGTGGGGTGATCCTTTACTCACCTGTTCTGCGGTCCCGTTGGCGCACTGGAGTAATGACGTCCCGCGGCGGAGCGAACCGGCGGCTGCTCCTGGATCACACAGTCATCATCGTCCTCGTCGTCATCCTCCACCGGCTCAATGGTCAGCGTGGAGGTGTGACCAGCCGGACGGGCGGGCATGATGGCCTGCATCCCAGCGCCGCCGCGATGACCAGACTGTACGCCTCCGCGAGATGCGCGCGACGTGAATTCGCGGTCGAACTGCTcggcttcctcctcctccagatTGATGAACTCCTGGCGCTCCTCCAGCTGGCCGGAGCGCATGTCCTGCTCCTTCTCAATGATGTGGGCCCGCTCGCCGATGTGGTGGCCAATGGCCATCTTCTTTAGCCCGGTGCGCGAGTCCTGCACCGTCTTGCGGGTCTCGCGAACGCCGCCTGGTCCGGTTTTGGTGCTAGTGCTGGCCTGGTAGATCTGCGGACGGCCGTCGGGGCCCGAGGACATGGTCATCACGGTGCTCTGGCAAAAGGAGGCGCCCGGATTGGCGCCAATATCTGAAATAAAGGAGTTTAAGGAGGGATCTTAAAAGGGAAACTGATAGAAATACCCACCAGCATTCAGCAAACGATTGAAGTTGGGCATCATGGGCATTCCAAATAATCCCATGGCGGGCATGGCCGGCATCTGGGGACGCTCCATCAGGGCGCCTTGCTGGAAGCCCGGGTCGAAGGGCGAGACCTGCATGAAGGGATCCGGCATGAAGGTGTTCATCAGGCGGTTCATCGAGCGCATCTGCATGTTCATCGCGTTCATCGTGTGGTTCATGTGATTGCTGAAAGGTAGGGATATCAGTAATAAGTTGGATTTTCTAGAGGTTTTTCTTGAGTTACTCTGGCTCCATTTGGGCGCGATTAGCCCTGTTACTAGGTGATTTTCTTTTACGTTTGTTATTCATTCTAAACTGAgcctaaaaatagtttttaccgCAGCCAAACTGAATGATTTGTAGACAGATATCAGGGCATAGTGATAAAAGCAGCGTAGCCTGTTGTGTTTTAGTATCAAGTGAGGGTCTCGTGGGCCATTCCGTGGGTCACTTTGCGGTGGGGTCTTATCTGAAGACCGAGTGACAGGGGGAAACCTTTGAAATATTGCATTTTTCCCATTGCATTTCTCTGCGGTCGCTCGATTCG from Drosophila takahashii strain IR98-3 E-12201 chromosome 2R, DtakHiC1v2, whole genome shotgun sequence encodes:
- the Mlf gene encoding myeloid leukemia factor isoform X1 — translated: MNNKRKRKSPSNRANRAQMEPDNHMNHTMNAMNMQMRSMNRLMNTFMPDPFMQVSPFDPGFQQGALMERPQMPAMPAMGLFGMPMMPNFNRLLNADIGANPGASFCQSTVMTMSSGPDGRPQIYQASTSTKTGPGGVRETRKTVQDSRTGLKKMAIGHHIGERAHIIEKEQDMRSGQLEERQEFINLEEEEAEQFDREFTSRASRGGVQSGHRGGAGMQAIMPARPAGHTSTLTIEPVEDDDEDDDDCVIQEQPPVRSAAGRHYSSAPTGPQNSGSVATTAAAATSSPAIYDLSSGNNNNYVSSRRSYLRNGHGLATPRRPLRTPPSSPLATVSTSPSIHPHPYAAHPRRQQRVLKHQHTEDEAANPSKAGKRGKKQ
- the Mlf gene encoding myeloid leukemia factor isoform X2, encoding MSLFGALMGDFDDDLGLMNNHMNHTMNAMNMQMRSMNRLMNTFMPDPFMQVSPFDPGFQQGALMERPQMPAMPAMGLFGMPMMPNFNRLLNADIGANPGASFCQSTVMTMSSGPDGRPQIYQASTSTKTGPGGVRETRKTVQDSRTGLKKMAIGHHIGERAHIIEKEQDMRSGQLEERQEFINLEEEEAEQFDREFTSRASRGGVQSGHRGGAGMQAIMPARPAGHTSTLTIEPVEDDDEDDDDCVIQEQPPVRSAAGRHYSSAPTGPQNSGSVATTAAAATSSPAIYDLSSGNNNNYVSSRRSYLRNGHGLATPRRPLRTPPSSPLATVSTSPSIHPHPYAAHPRRQQRVLKHQHTEDEAANPSKAGKRGKKQ
- the Mlf gene encoding myeloid leukemia factor isoform X3, whose product is MNNKRKRKSPSNRANRAQMEPDNHMNHTMNAMNMQMRSMNRLMNTFMPDPFMQVSPFDPGFQQGALMERPQMPAMPAMGLFGMPMMPNFNRLLNADIGANPGASFCQSTVMTMSSGPDGRPQIYQASTSTKTGPGGVRETRKTVQDSRTGLKKMAIGHHIGERAHIIEKEQDMRSGQLEERQEFINLEEEEAEQFDREFTSRASRGGVQSGHRGGAGMQAIMPARPAGHTSTLTIEPVEDDDEDDDDCVIQEQPPVRSAAGRHYSSAPTGPQNSIHPHPYAAHPRRQQRVLKHQHTEDEAANPSKAGKRGKKQ
- the Mlf gene encoding myeloid leukemia factor isoform X4, translating into MSLFGALMGDFDDDLGLMNNHMNHTMNAMNMQMRSMNRLMNTFMPDPFMQVSPFDPGFQQGALMERPQMPAMPAMGLFGMPMMPNFNRLLNADIGANPGASFCQSTVMTMSSGPDGRPQIYQASTSTKTGPGGVRETRKTVQDSRTGLKKMAIGHHIGERAHIIEKEQDMRSGQLEERQEFINLEEEEAEQFDREFTSRASRGGVQSGHRGGAGMQAIMPARPAGHTSTLTIEPVEDDDEDDDDCVIQEQPPVRSAAGRHYSSAPTGPQNSIHPHPYAAHPRRQQRVLKHQHTEDEAANPSKAGKRGKKQ